TTCTATTGTCTGATTCAGTCCACTGGACGCTTCTGTCCACTGGATGGCAGCGGATCTCGTCCAAGCAAAGCCCCAACCCGACTGTTCTACTCGCATGCTGACAAGGGTCCCCGGGCCGCGCTCAGTTTCGGGGCTGGGAGTTGAACTCTTGGCAGATGCTGTGAGTGATCTTTGGCACAAACTTGTAGAGGCTGTCGAACTCGTCCACAAAGAAGGAGTGGTCCTTATCCGGGTCTGTGGCGATATACTCCAGCTCGTCCTGCGCGGCCCAGGCAATGCCAATCGAGTAGGCAATCACacctgagagggagggagagagaaagtgaagtgattgtcacatgtgatacacagcagcacagcacacggtgcacacagtgaaatttgtcctctgcatttaacccatcaccctgagtgagcagtgggcagccatgacaggcgcccggggagcagtgtgtggggacggtgctttgctcagtggcacctcagtggcaccttggcggatcgggattcgaaccagcaaccttctgattacggggccgcttccttaaccgctaggccaccactgccccaaagacgCTCAATTCCAGCATGCAGCATCTCAAAATCTCCTCATCACCAGAACTTCGGCTTTGATGCCAgaggaggcctagcggttaaggaagcggccccgtaatcagaaggttgccggttcgaatcccgatctgctgaggtgccgctgagcaaagcaccgtccccacacactgctccccgggcacctgtcacggctgcccgctgctcaccaagggtgacgggttaaataaagaggacacatttcactgtgtgcaccatgtactgtgctgctgtgtatcacaatgacaatcacttctctatgggtggtagtagcctagcgggtaacacactcgcctatgaaccagaagactcgggttcaaatcgcacttactaccatcgtgtccctgagcaggacacttaaccctgagtgtctccagggggggactgtccctgtaaatagtcgctctggataagggtgtctggtaaatgctgtaaatgtaaatgcgatGCAGCAGAACTGTCTCACCTTTGCGCTGGACAGCAAGCGCAGGAGCCCTGACGTCGTCGTACGAGCGGCCGTCGGTAATGACGATCATGATCTTGCGCTTGTTGGGCTTGGACTTGCTGAAGAGCTGCTCGGCAGCGTAGGTGATCGCCGCCCCCGTGCTGGTGCCACCGCTCCAGTAGTTGATTCGCTTGATGGCGTTGAGCAGCTCGGCCTTGGTGTTGTGCTGGCCGAAGGCGAACTCCAGCCGCTGCTCGTAGGTGTACTGCACGGCGCCGACGCGCGTGTCCGTGTCGGAGATCTCGAACTCGCGCGTTATGTTGGCCACGAACTGCAGGACCGTGCGGAAGTTGCCGGTGCCCACGCTGCTGGAGCCATCGATGACGAAGGCGATGTCGTTGGCGTTGAGGCACGTCTTGCTGCACACCAGCCGGTCCGTGTCACACACTCGCTTCACAAGCGGCTGCACCGCCTTGCGCAGGCCGAACCAGCTAGAAACTGGCAGGGAGAAGAAGCCATTCGTCCGACAGACTGCCTGCAGGGAGGACAGAGACgtagctgtaaaaaaaaaaacacacttcacattcacacaccacCTCAAGGTCCAGTACCTTCTCCACGAAATTGGCCTCCACCACGTTCTGTTTCTCGTCGTCGTCCGGGCCTTCGATCGTGACAAAGAAGATGTTAATGCCCGACTCCCTGGCGAGCCGAGAGGCCTCCTCCACCCGGTCCGTCGGCCAGCCATCTACCAGCACCACAGCGACATTCGGTGCCCCGCCCCGGTTGCCATTTGCATCGCTGAAATAGTGCTTGTTGACAAAGGACAGGGCCTTCCCTAAACGACCACAGGGAGGCAGCAAAGACACAATCACGGATcctgatttacagcatttaccaggcgtccttacccagagcgacttacaatcagtagttacagggacagtccccccctggagacactcagggttaagtgtcttgctcagggacacgatggtagtaagtgggatttgaacccgggtcttctgattcataggctaTGTTTATGTTCCAATGTTTAGGCGTTCACAGGACTCCACTTTAACTGTGAAGAGCCGGTGCACGACGGTACACAATTCAAACTGGATTTCTACAAAAAATAACCCTTCAAAGTGTGCGCCAGCACCACATCCATCCTCTCCCTGCTTCagataaggggcagtggtggccgagtgggtaaggaagcaaactcgtaatcagaaggttgccggttcgaatcccgatccgccaaggtgccactgaggtgccactgagcaaagcaccgtccccacacactgctccccgggcgcctgtcatggctgcccactgctcactcagggtgatggttaaatgctgaggacaaatttcactgtgtgcactgtgtgctgtgctgctgtgtatcacaagtgacaatcacttcttttgGGGTAGTGGAGTGGCGGCGGGCAGAATGACTCGGCGCGTGCGGAACGAAGACGGGGCCCGGGGTGCATTCTGCTGTGTTCACGAGGACTGATGGAGGCTGACGAGAGAAAGGGTGCTGCCTCCGATCACAAGCTGAATCACTCCAGCAGCGCCAGTGCAAAGCGATGTAAACACCGAGGCCGTCGCCACGAGTTTAAATTGACCCCTGAGGTGGATAACGACCGAGCATTCGGTTCGCTCCGGAATAAACACCACTCAGCAGCCTAGGCCTGTAATTTTAGCAAACAGACCCCGGGTCAGATTTAGACTTAATTCTGGCCGCACGTGtgaaaaacacagtaaaaaaataataaaaccacgtGAGAACTACGTGCACCTTTTTACTTTCACACTGAAGCCTCAGACGCCGTCGACGGACACGGTAAGTGTCATGCTACTCACCAACATTGGAGAGCCCCCCCTTCTGGATGATCTTATCTATCGCAGGCttcagatccctggagctggcATAAGCCTTCAGACTGAATTCGGTGACCGCGTCGTCCCTGTCATTACAACACATGCCCCAGTATcagaaaacacaatacactCCCCCATTTCCTCTGGAAGGCCTTGACGTCTCACCCATATTGGATGATTCCCATCATGGGACCAGCCACGCCCACGTTGATGATCTGGGACACTTCAGTCAGAAAATCCTTCTGGATTTTAAAGCGCCGCTTCCCGATGCTCCAGCTGCCGTCCATGAGGAACGCGATATCGACCTTACAGTCTACAGAGACattacagagacaaacagacattttttctcTAGAACGGGGCTGGAACACGGGAAAAAATGAGAGAGATGGGATGCAGGAGGTGTTTAAGATATAAGACATACTTGGATCTCCCTGGGAGATGGGCTCAAGTGCTCTGGGTAATGAATCTTGCTCTTGAACGACGAACCCTGAAGGTCGAAGAGAAGCATTAGACTGCGCAGAACCTGCTAAGCACGGGCCGTTAATAACTCCGAGCCCTCCAGAGAGCCAAACTGGTTTCAGCCACAACCAACCCGAAGGCCTAAAGCTCTCTTCACAATATAGACTGGAGGACGGGTGGCTCTGAGACGAAGAGAAGCAGCAAAGCGAGACCCCTCACCTGAGTCGAACGGGTTCACTTCGGGCTTCCAAGCATCCACCGACTCCGCTGGGTGGACAATAGCACACAAGTGTGGGTTAAACCAGGCCGCTCAGCAGCGAGCGTACAAGTCTCGTTTGTTGTGAACGTGGCCGTGTGTGAAGGAACGCAGAGCAGCTGGATGGAGTGAATAGCCGGTAGTAGCATCAAACGACATATTCTGAAACCTCGGCGGACCTCAAAAAGCTGTATGCTAACCATCCTGATTACCCTGAAGGAACCGCATATTGCTCGCATCTGCTCTTAGATGGTTCCTGTTGGGCGATTTGATCAGCATGACCAGCAAGAAAGCACGTACGCTGGTAAAAATTGCTGGTCAAAGCTGGTCTCGGCTTGTACGACTAATGGGAAAAAGGCATGCATTGGCAAAGCATTAGCATTGTTAAATCAAAACAGTCACCTTCTCAGCACAGAGTTATCTATTTACTTTCCAGGCCTATTACACTCAGGCTGTAGCTATAGGAGCATAAATCTCAGTTTTGGTCTGGTTGGACTAGAATCCACAGACTATAGAACAGTCTGGACACATTACGGGAAACGCGGGTCTGTTCCGCACCCACCTCTGGCGTGAGTCGTATCTGGGACCGCTTTGCGGCTGTTATCTGGCTCGGTGGCCCGGGgagctgaaaataaaacacagcggTGAAAGAGCGCAGCATCTGTAATCTCCTGGAAGAGGGAGATGTTCCTCTCCGTTTTTTCTGACGGCCGTAACTACGGGACTTGCGGTTCCGCTTGCCAGGGCGAGCCCGTTTCACTAGCCCTCAAAGCCAGCTCATCTAATTTAGACGCCACGACACTGCAGCACACTTAATGTAGACGAAAAAGCAGCCTGTaattttccaaaaaataaaactgtctgAGGAGATGCCATTTGGTGTCTGGTCACTGGTCCAGGAGCGGTTTCTCTGGGCTTCCTTGATTTGCAGTTTGTTTGTGGATGTCAGAAATGGGACGCTAAAAACGCGGAATTCCAAAATCCCAATTTCCACCGGCTGCAGGCCGTCAAGGCCCTCGCTGACATTGCCATTCCAATGCCAAGAAAAACCGTTTTACGTGCAGCACGCTGGTTATGGTAAATATGCGAAATGTAGTGCCCATAAAAGCCTGGTGCTCTGTTACAGTTCACATCTGGCGGTGCAAGATGGTCCCAGTCTATTTCCATTCGAAATGCAACGTGAATCTGTCCCATCACTGAACAGCttgtacatttgcatttacagcgtttaccagacgcccttatcagtcagtagttacagggacagtcccccctctgggttaagtgtcctgctcagggacacgatggtagtaagtggggtttgaacctgggtcttctggtcacTACCATCCTATATAAGTAGCATGTTTTTCTCTTCAGGTCAGGGGAGCAGCGGAGAGCCCTCAGTTACATGCCAGGATAGTCCCGAAAGTTCCCAAAGGAAAGTGTGATTCCGCGTGATTGAAGTTCGAAGCTACTTACGGTAGGGTCCATAGTTAAAATACCATCGCTCAAACTCGCTGACGTCAGGCCTCGCGTCCCGGGCTGCAGAGAGAAAGCCGGCCGTTTCAGCCACATTAGTAGAGCGCCGAGCCCATAGCGCAACTGTGACCTTTAGGTTAAGGCGCATACCAGCATTCAGAAAGCCGGGAGAAAAGCTACAGAGGATGATATGCGGCCACATGGCTCACGTCGAACTCAGACATGCGAGCACGCGTGTGACCCTCTCATGGAGGGTGCACCAGCACAGATAAAAACATCACGTGATAATTCACCGACGTGCCAGAACCGGCCGTGTTGGCCTCGGACAGGAGGAAACGTGTGACGGTGCCGTCTCACCTGCTGCGTCGGCAGTGTCCACCTCGCTCCAGGTGTAGCCCGAGTCCGGGGCCGAGCGACTAACGTCTGAACATGGAGGAAGTAAGGGTGATATTGTCCATCAGTGCCAGAATTTGGTATAGCTGCACGTGCAGTTGTATGTATTCAGGTTCAGTTTTAAGATTTTTGGCTACAGTACTTTGTTTATGCCACATTTACGAAGATTCTGAGGTTTTCCTCAACGCTGCCAATACCTGAGGGCCTCCTGGCTCCTGGGTACCAGTCGGGTCGGGCGTAGGCGGGAGGGGGCCAATCCCTTCTGAGAAAGGCTGAACAGGGGAGATTAGAAAGCGGCTTGGTGAAGCAGCAGTCTGCGTGGCACAGGCTTACACCGCTCAGCGCTTGTTAGTGGCGAACCCTCGGCCAACGGCGGGAGGGGCCGGGCTCTGTACTGCAGAGATGCCCCATAATGGTGCCATTGTGAGCGCTTCATGCAGACTTGGACAGAAACTTATCTTGTGTTTTAGGGGCCACGTCTGCCAGGTTTATCTCTGAGTAAATACAGTTATCGTGGACTCTGCGAGCGGCGTAGAAAAACCACATCAAAGTCCCGCCGGGCTATTAAGCGGCCGTGACTCCTAAAACTCCCTGACCGCTAGCTCTTCCCGGGCCTGAGTGACCCGAGCGAGAAACAAAACACTTCTCCTCATCCCAATCCCCCAGCCAGTCGCATGGAGCGCTTACAACAACACTGAGCCCCGCTGGCGAGCCGCGCATCACGCGTTACatcaggccccgcccaccgcccaGCACGGGAGTGTTGTTGTTCGGGTGGGTCGGCCCCCGACCCCTGCACGTACGGTTGGGCTCTGGGTTTAACCCGCCGCCTGAGAGGCCGCGCCGAACTTCAGCGGCGATTAAAGCAAATATTGACAAGCTcaaacacagacacgcccaAAAAATACAGATGGACCGCCCATTCTTTTACCAGAGGATAAATGCAGCGTCTTCTACGCAAGGTGGCTTCATGGGATTCTGAAGATAACATCAGCTTTGACACGCCCTTTTATTTTGCAAAGATTCCGAGAAAACCGAACGTAGGAAAATGCAGTGCGGCTATTCAGCTTTTACTTCGAGGACATTTTAGACGCATTCTAGACCAGAGCGTGCGGCCTGGATGCGGACCGTGCTGTCACACCCACGCTTGCCGTTACTTACGGGGGCTGGCGTGCTGGTTCCTCTCGGGCCGGGCCGGCTGCACCCTGTTCAAAGCTGCGCCGTCGGTGCCAAAAACAGACGGAGGAagggagagacggagagacgGGGGTTCAGGACCGTGCCGCAGCTTCGCGGGGCTCTTTAAACACGAGTCGCTTTCAAagctcatttgttttcatttcttccaAAAGAACAGGAATGGTGGCGACGAGTGGAACATTTCCACATGGCCCAGGTCCACGTTAAACAGATCGTGGAAGAGGCACTGACCTGGTCCAGAAGGTGCTCCTGGTCTCCTAATAGCTGAACCAACGTCTGTCCTACGTGCACCTGTAACCGAGAACACACCGCACTCAAATGAAACTATTAATAAGACTAGAGTTCAGAAAACATTTGCAACGTTCAGTATGATCCACCATGAACTGTAAAAGAGTGCATAGGTGCGTAAAGTTGTGTTTATCTGATTATTGATAAAGTTATGGGAGGTGGATTAAGGTCATGGGTGTTCTGACTGATTTAAAGAGACATTTCTGTGAGACGTCATTCCAGCCAATGGAGAAATCTACTCTAAGAAGAGGTGCTTTATCTACTTGAAGACGAGCCTTTTCCTGAAGTTTAGCACGTGTGTGGGAAGTGCAGTCAACGTTACAAGGTCAGCCATACGCACAGCAGTTTTAGACAGGAAGGCCTGTGGAAGACGTGAAAACCACCAGTCTACAACATGTGAGGTGTTTCAACTTCCATGTCAGACATCGAAATCCAACAGCTGCACAGAGGAAGCAGATGCACCATGCAGACTTGGGCACAGTTCAGAGCAGAAGAGAAGCAAACCTCCCGCAGGCCTCAGAGAGGACACAGGCACACCAGGATGGTCAAAGCATGCGTTACCTGTGTTGGGTCGAGGCGCAAATCTACTTGCAGCGGCGGAGGTGCTTCTGAATGCTTTGGAGAAATGTCTGGATTAGTGCTGCCGTCCTCACTGTACTGGCCTTCATATGTACGTTCTGTAGACGGTTTTGAAGTCTTGGATGGAGAACATACCTTGTGTCTTTCCTTGACCGCTCGGCGACTGCCCTATTACCGTTGTTGAGAATGAAAGAATTGAACAAACACTGACTTACAACACTGACTTAAACACCTATGCATGCAATAAATGCGAATCTTACTGAGAATGGGCTAAACTGCGTGGAAAATCCAGATATTTGGCTCGTGCAGAAACAGCACGCAACACTATATACAACATGGCCGGCCCAGAACACAAGGTCCTGGCAGAACGTGGCCGTGACCAAATAAGGAGTCTGAAAGAtcactacacactacactacCATGACCGCCCGAGGCCACGACTTCTGAACTTACTTGAGCCGGCTGCTGCCGCAGCCATGGAGGCAAAGTAGGGGTGACTGCTGCCTGGATCAGGAAGAAAAGAGGAGCCAGATGCGTGAAAGTGTGGCCGACGCCCCGCGGCACCTCAAATGATATTTATCTTAACGGGCTTTCCTTTGTTTTGAATGATTAAAGGCCACGGTTGCCACGGAGACGGCAATGTGCCTTTTTTCTCCCATTCAAACACCAAACAAAAGCCATCTGGATAATGATCATTTTTAACGGGTAAAAATGCAGGTGGCGCGGTGTCACACGGGAGCAGGAGGAGTCACCAGATTCACCAGATTCACCTGCATCTCGAACTTTGTGGACAGCAGCGCGGGGCTTGACGGTGGTAGCGGTGGCGGGCGGGGCcgtggtggtgggcgtggtcggGGGAGTGGTCGTCGCAGC
Above is a genomic segment from Denticeps clupeoides chromosome 8, fDenClu1.1, whole genome shotgun sequence containing:
- the vit gene encoding vitrin isoform X3 — protein: MITTPFTTVCVALLLTCGALAKPNGQKNKKPKQVVPAIECDVRAGKINLQEFIAKCPANCKETTQPVYGTGVFASMSSVCNAAIHSGVITNSGGKVIVRKTAGQASYKGSFSNGIRSLSLPKWRESFVVEVGKPKKGAVYPSTLDYTASKPTSVKTGSKAASAASPATTAPEPITTAAPEPTSAAATTTPPTTPTTTAPPATATTVKPRAAVHKVRDAGARRTDVGSAIRRPGAPSGPALNRVQPARPERNQHASPPFLRRDWPPPAYARPDWYPGARRPSDVSRSAPDSGYTWSEVDTADAAARDARPDVSEFERWYFNYGPYPPRATEPDNSRKAVPDTTHARAESVDAWKPEVNPFDSGFVVQEQDSLPRALEPISQGDPNCKVDIAFLMDGSWSIGKRRFKIQKDFLTEVSQIINVGVAGPMMGIIQYGDDAVTEFSLKAYASSRDLKPAIDKIIQKGGLSNVGKALSFVNKHYFSDANGNRGGAPNVAVVLVDGWPTDRVEEASRLARESGINIFFVTIEGPDDDEKQNVVEANFVEKAVCRTNGFFSLPVSSWFGLRKAVQPLVKRVCDTDRLVCSKTCLNANDIAFVIDGSSSVGTGNFRTVLQFVANITREFEISDTDTRVGAVQYTYEQRLEFAFGQHNTKAELLNAIKRINYWSGGTSTGAAITYAAEQLFSKSKPNKRKIMIVITDGRSYDDVRAPALAVQRKGVIAYSIGIAWAAQDELEYIATDPDKDHSFFVDEFDSLYKFVPKITHSICQEFNSQPRN
- the vit gene encoding vitrin isoform X2, with product MITTPFTTVCVALLLTCGALAKPNGQKNKKPKQVVPAIECDVRAGKINLQEFIAKCPANCKETTQPVYGTGVFASMSSVCNAAIHSGVITNSGGKVIVRKTAGQASYKGSFSNGIRSLSLPKWRESFVVEVGKPKKGAVYPSTLDYTASKPTSVKTGSKAASAASPATTAPEPITTAAPEPTSAAATTTPPTTPTTTAPPATATTVKPRAAVHKVRDAGSSHPYFASMAAAAAGSRQSPSGQGKTQAFRSTSAAASRFAPRPNTGARRTDVGSAIRRPGAPSGPALNRVQPARPERNQHASPPFLRRDWPPPAYARPDWYPGARRPSDVSRSAPDSGYTWSEVDTADAAAPRATEPDNSRKAVPDTTHARAESVDAWKPEVNPFDSGFVVQEQDSLPRALEPISQGDPNCKVDIAFLMDGSWSIGKRRFKIQKDFLTEVSQIINVGVAGPMMGIIQYGDDAVTEFSLKAYASSRDLKPAIDKIIQKGGLSNVGKALSFVNKHYFSDANGNRGGAPNVAVVLVDGWPTDRVEEASRLARESGINIFFVTIEGPDDDEKQNVVEANFVEKAVCRTNGFFSLPVSSWFGLRKAVQPLVKRVCDTDRLVCSKTCLNANDIAFVIDGSSSVGTGNFRTVLQFVANITREFEISDTDTRVGAVQYTYEQRLEFAFGQHNTKAELLNAIKRINYWSGGTSTGAAITYAAEQLFSKSKPNKRKIMIVITDGRSYDDVRAPALAVQRKGVIAYSIGIAWAAQDELEYIATDPDKDHSFFVDEFDSLYKFVPKITHSICQEFNSQPRN
- the vit gene encoding vitrin isoform X1; this encodes MITTPFTTVCVALLLTCGALAKPNGQKNKKPKQVVPAIECDVRAGKINLQEFIAKCPANCKETTQPVYGTGVFASMSSVCNAAIHSGVITNSGGKVIVRKTAGQASYKGSFSNGIRSLSLPKWRESFVVEVGKPKKGAVYPSTLDYTASKPTSVKTGSKAASAASPATTAPEPITTAAPEPTSAAATTTPPTTPTTTAPPATATTVKPRAAVHKVRDAGSSHPYFASMAAAAAGSRQSPSGQGKTQAFRSTSAAASRFAPRPNTGARRTDVGSAIRRPGAPSGPALNRVQPARPERNQHASPPFLRRDWPPPAYARPDWYPGARRPSDVSRSAPDSGYTWSEVDTADAAARDARPDVSEFERWYFNYGPYPPRATEPDNSRKAVPDTTHARAESVDAWKPEVNPFDSGFVVQEQDSLPRALEPISQGDPNCKVDIAFLMDGSWSIGKRRFKIQKDFLTEVSQIINVGVAGPMMGIIQYGDDAVTEFSLKAYASSRDLKPAIDKIIQKGGLSNVGKALSFVNKHYFSDANGNRGGAPNVAVVLVDGWPTDRVEEASRLARESGINIFFVTIEGPDDDEKQNVVEANFVEKAVCRTNGFFSLPVSSWFGLRKAVQPLVKRVCDTDRLVCSKTCLNANDIAFVIDGSSSVGTGNFRTVLQFVANITREFEISDTDTRVGAVQYTYEQRLEFAFGQHNTKAELLNAIKRINYWSGGTSTGAAITYAAEQLFSKSKPNKRKIMIVITDGRSYDDVRAPALAVQRKGVIAYSIGIAWAAQDELEYIATDPDKDHSFFVDEFDSLYKFVPKITHSICQEFNSQPRN
- the vit gene encoding vitrin isoform X4, with product MITTPFTTVCVALLLTCGALAKPNGQKNKKPKQVVPAIECDVRAGKINLQEFIAKCPANCKETTQPVYGTGVFASMSSVCNAAIHSGVITNSGGKVIVRKTAGQASYKGSFSNGIRSLSLPKWRESFVVEVGKPKKGAVYPSTLDYTASKPTSVKTGSKAASAASPATTAPEPITTAAPEPTSAAATTTPPTTPTTTAPPATATTVKPRAAVHKVRDAGSSHPYFASMAAAAAGSRQSPSGQGKTQAFRSTSAAASRFAPRPNTGARRTDVGSAIRRPGAPSGPALNRVQPARPERNQHASPPPRATEPDNSRKAVPDTTHARAESVDAWKPEVNPFDSGFVVQEQDSLPRALEPISQGDPNCKVDIAFLMDGSWSIGKRRFKIQKDFLTEVSQIINVGVAGPMMGIIQYGDDAVTEFSLKAYASSRDLKPAIDKIIQKGGLSNVGKALSFVNKHYFSDANGNRGGAPNVAVVLVDGWPTDRVEEASRLARESGINIFFVTIEGPDDDEKQNVVEANFVEKAVCRTNGFFSLPVSSWFGLRKAVQPLVKRVCDTDRLVCSKTCLNANDIAFVIDGSSSVGTGNFRTVLQFVANITREFEISDTDTRVGAVQYTYEQRLEFAFGQHNTKAELLNAIKRINYWSGGTSTGAAITYAAEQLFSKSKPNKRKIMIVITDGRSYDDVRAPALAVQRKGVIAYSIGIAWAAQDELEYIATDPDKDHSFFVDEFDSLYKFVPKITHSICQEFNSQPRN